From the genome of Perca fluviatilis chromosome 8, GENO_Pfluv_1.0, whole genome shotgun sequence:
TAAATTAAGCGTACAGTAATACTACAGTGATACATCTTTAAAGCTGCTGACCGCTGCCCACGGTGTAGTACTGCTGACTGTAGATATCCCGAGCCCACTGGAAAGTTTCTCTGTAGCAGATCGGTATTCCTTTGATAGTATGGActctgcaaaacacacacaagagaaaACTTAGCTgcacctttttttatttgtgttcaaCCCTCTGAGATCTAAGGGCATTTTTTATAGCTATCctatttgcatataactgatccatgtgtgtttcatatcaaaatgttcagaacaaactcagctttctgtatagtGACGCCTAAAATTGTTCCAGAGCCATGTATAAAGAGATCATTTGGAACATTCAGACATTTGAAATTagtttacaaaagtcttgggttcacaaaagtagtgtaatatatgaatgaaatagtaaatatgTCTAAAATTAAATGTTGTAATATggctttttgagtaggagtgttgTCAAACAGCGCTCGGACTCGCCGGTGCGTCTTTTGTCCTCGAGTAATCAGGGGTTAAAGTGGGATTTGGCAGGAATGGGGAAGCCTAAAATCAGAGAGTGCCCCGGTGGCATGCTCGGCCaggaaaatgtacattttaaagttaaaatGCGTCAATCTGGTGCACTTTGAGAGCAATACAAAGAGGCTACATCTATAACATTGCGTTCATTTGACAAGTTAACCAGAAACACATTGGGTGTATAGATATGAATGGGGATTACAAGAAGAAAAGGAAGTAGTCAAACCCACAAAGCTTGTAAACAGGACAGAGTTTAACGCTGTTCACAAATggtcaaaacacaaaaaatacatataagTCTTAGCTActaaaaataatgtttaaagTTTGCTGCTTTTGGCTGGGAATATAGCTGAACTTATCAATGTTTTCAATGAATTATAACGGATGCTGTGGGGTTGTGATGATGTCTGGAGGTCATGGTCATCCATCTTTCTATTCATCATGTCATCACCAGTTACAAGACAAAAAATGGTAGACGAATGAGGCACACACTTACATGAATGCCGGATTCTGACAGGAGCTGTGGGTCTTGGTTATGTTGGACACACGCTTTACTggtattttgtgtgtgaaaaagtTGAAGCAGCAGTTTCCAGGTGCTGTGTTGAACTTCAGAGCTTCAGCTGTGATGAAGGTAAATGGTTAGAGTCAGAACAAACATGAAactctgaagatgacacaaacacacagtgttggaagaagtattcagatcctttacttaagtaaaagtactaataccacactgtaaaaatactctgttacaagtaaacgTCTTGCATTAAAAGTCTGTaaatatcatcaggaaaatgtactcaaagtattcaaagtaaaagtaccaaatGCAGACacatcctcccattgtagaaagagtaaaggatccaaccagcagtgtgtttaatggtctcatcatctcagcgtgACTTGTAGCAGTTATATTGTTGgttagtttactttagaatcaaacatcattttataaactacatgtgttctgtgtgcaaaaatcgtaatgtgtaaagtaactagtaactaaagctgtaacagatgaatgtagtggagtaaaaagtaaaatatttatgtctgaaatgtagtggagtagaagtagaaagtggcatgaaaagactcaagtaaagtacaagtacagcAAATGTGTACttatgtacagtacttgagtaaatgtacattCCACTA
Proteins encoded in this window:
- the LOC120564753 gene encoding C-C motif chemokine 5-like codes for the protein MMKTLCFTLGLLLLTACCCNAMPEALKFNTAPGNCCFNFFTHKIPVKRVSNITKTHSSCQNPAFIVHTIKGIPICYRETFQWARDIYSQQYYTVGSGQQL